A region of Enoplosus armatus isolate fEnoArm2 chromosome 14, fEnoArm2.hap1, whole genome shotgun sequence DNA encodes the following proteins:
- the LOC139296275 gene encoding LOW QUALITY PROTEIN: uncharacterized protein (The sequence of the model RefSeq protein was modified relative to this genomic sequence to represent the inferred CDS: substituted 2 bases at 2 genomic stop codons), with the protein MKLKIELRSGEGYRKISAALKVPKSTVVSIIRKWKKFGTTRTLPRAGRPAKMSNRGRRALVREVTRNPMVTLTELQRSSVEMGEPSRRTTISAALHQSGLYGRVARWKPLLSTKHMTARLDFANRHLKDSDHEKQNSLVXXNKARTLWPECQASCLEETRHCSSPGQYHPYSEAWWWQHHAVGIFSGRNWETSQDRGKDECSKVQRDP; encoded by the exons ATGaaactcaaaattgagctcag ATCTGGGGAAGggtacagaaaaatttctgcaGCGTTGAAGGTCCCAAAGAGCACAGTGGTCTCTATCATTCGTAAATGGAAGAAGTttggaaccaccaggactcttcctagagctggccgcccggccaaaatgagcaatcgggggagaagggccttggtcagggaggtgaccaggaacccgatggtcactctgacAGAACTCCagcgttcctctgtggagatgggagaaccttccagaaggacaaccatctctgcagcactccaccaatcaggcctttatggtagagtggccagatGGAAGCCACTCCTCAGTACAAAGCACATGACAGCCCGCTTGGACTTTGCCAATAGGCACCTAAAGGACTCtgaccatgagaaacaaaattctcttgTCTGATGAAACAAAGCTCGAACTCTTTGGCCTGAATGCCAAGCgtcatgtctggaggaaaccaggcactgCTCATCACctggccaataccatccctacagtgaagcatggtggtggcagcatcatgctgtagGTATTTTCAgtggcaggaactgggagactagtcaggatcgagggaaagatgaatgcagcaaagtacagagagatccttga